From one Bacillus sp. FJAT-42376 genomic stretch:
- a CDS encoding YciI family protein has protein sequence MRFLLIIKATEYSEAGLAGGKDYREAMISYKKSLAKKGALLADEELQPSSIGLRITYPMKGENPQVLAGPFPVNQDLIMEYMLINVSSEDEALNWALRMPVPKVRGKYEIELRRLKEKLESIQDPGIKAMEASLQDQLNVLKNL, from the coding sequence ATGAGGTTTTTATTGATTATCAAAGCTACAGAGTACTCCGAGGCAGGACTAGCCGGCGGAAAGGATTACCGAGAGGCGATGATTTCGTATAAGAAGTCACTGGCTAAAAAAGGTGCACTTCTTGCCGATGAAGAGCTTCAACCAAGTTCAATCGGGTTAAGAATAACGTATCCAATGAAAGGTGAAAATCCACAGGTATTGGCTGGCCCGTTTCCGGTAAATCAAGACCTTATCATGGAATATATGCTGATTAATGTGAGTTCGGAGGACGAGGCACTAAACTGGGCGCTAAGAATGCCGGTTCCAAAGGTGAGAGGCAAGTACGAGATAGAATTGCGAAGATTAAAAGAGAAACTAGAGTCCATACAAGACCCTGGAATAAAGGCGATGGAAGCCTCTTTACAAGATCAGCTTAATGTGTTGAAAAATTTATAA
- a CDS encoding DUF1801 domain-containing protein encodes MNQEITDFIDALNEPWQGELATNLREAVHQAIPDVHERIQYKKPHFLKNGKYAAVISISKAAVSFTIFNAVTLNLPEGMFDGPPERKTMKLRKGDAVDFEQLVLLISQASEAL; translated from the coding sequence ATGAACCAAGAAATAACTGATTTTATTGATGCATTAAACGAACCTTGGCAGGGAGAACTTGCCACTAATCTGCGGGAGGCCGTACATCAGGCCATACCAGATGTACATGAACGCATTCAATACAAAAAGCCACATTTTCTAAAGAACGGAAAGTACGCTGCTGTTATCTCGATATCTAAAGCAGCAGTCAGCTTTACCATTTTTAATGCCGTCACATTGAATCTTCCGGAAGGCATGTTCGATGGACCTCCAGAAAGAAAGACAATGAAGCTCCGTAAAGGGGATGCGGTTGATTTTGAACAGCTTGTCTTATTAATTAGTCAAGCCTCAGAAGCGCTTTAA
- a CDS encoding RNA polymerase sigma factor: MSLPQTQRTIEAIWRIESPKLIAKLTGVVRDVGHAEDLAQDALVIALENWPHAGIPDNPGAWLMTTAKRRAIDFLRRTKIRDKKYVEIARNTDLYTEEDIDHVLDEEIGDNLLCLIFMTCHPVLSKDARVALTLRLLCGLTTEEIARSFLVAESTIAQRIVRAKRTLNEKKIPFEVPLGEELNNRLLTVLEVVYLMFNEGYSATSGNYWIRPLLCQEALRLGRVLAEIAPNEPEVLGLVALMEIQFSRFKTRVNSKGEPVLLMDQNRAKWDQLLIRRGLAALERSRKLGRSLGPYSLQAAISACHAQAPTPEETDWPRIAALYEALSIVMPSPIVELNRAVAISMAFGPDIGIQIVDELNADPSLKKYHLLPSVRGDLLVKLGRYDEAQTEFKRAASLTQNERERTLLLNRAMGCGKGTST, encoded by the coding sequence GTGAGTTTGCCCCAAACACAACGAACAATTGAAGCGATATGGCGAATAGAATCTCCAAAACTCATTGCAAAGTTAACTGGGGTTGTACGGGATGTTGGTCATGCAGAGGATTTGGCACAAGATGCCTTGGTGATTGCTCTTGAAAATTGGCCGCATGCCGGGATACCAGACAATCCTGGTGCATGGCTGATGACGACGGCGAAAAGGCGTGCGATTGATTTTTTGCGAAGAACGAAGATTCGTGACAAAAAGTATGTAGAGATTGCTAGAAATACAGATTTATATACTGAGGAAGACATAGATCATGTTCTGGATGAGGAGATTGGTGACAATCTCCTTTGTCTGATTTTTATGACCTGTCATCCAGTATTATCAAAGGATGCCAGAGTTGCCTTGACACTGCGACTGTTATGCGGACTTACCACGGAAGAAATAGCGCGTTCATTCCTCGTCGCGGAATCAACTATTGCTCAGAGAATTGTCCGTGCTAAGAGAACCCTTAACGAAAAAAAGATTCCCTTTGAGGTACCTCTTGGAGAGGAACTTAATAATCGCCTGTTGACCGTACTGGAAGTGGTTTACCTTATGTTTAATGAAGGATATTCAGCAACTTCCGGGAACTACTGGATTCGTCCTTTACTATGCCAAGAGGCACTGAGACTGGGACGTGTCCTTGCCGAGATCGCACCTAATGAACCGGAAGTTCTTGGACTAGTTGCTTTAATGGAAATTCAATTTTCCCGGTTCAAAACTCGAGTTAATTCGAAAGGCGAACCTGTTCTTCTTATGGATCAAAACCGTGCAAAGTGGGATCAATTATTGATTCGCCGAGGTTTGGCAGCACTGGAGCGCAGCCGGAAGTTAGGGCGTTCACTTGGGCCATATTCATTGCAGGCAGCCATCTCTGCTTGCCATGCTCAGGCACCGACTCCAGAGGAGACAGATTGGCCGCGAATTGCTGCTCTTTATGAAGCTCTTTCGATTGTAATGCCCTCGCCAATCGTAGAATTAAACCGGGCAGTTGCTATATCTATGGCATTTGGTCCGGACATTGGCATCCAGATTGTAGACGAGTTGAATGCTGACCCATCCTTAAAGAAATATCATCTATTGCCGAGTGTTCGCGGGGATCTTCTGGTGAAGCTAGGTCGTTACGATGAGGCTCAGACAGAATTTAAACGTGCTGCATCACTAACCCAGAATGAACGTGAACGAACACTTCTGCTTAATCGCGCAATGGGATGTGGAAAAGGAACATCTACATAA